The genomic window GGTCTATGTTCATAAATCTACCAAGTGCAGGGTCATAATTCCTCGCCTCCATATCATAAACATTAAGTCCCAACTCATCTTGCAGTTCTTTTCCGTTGTACTTATATTTTTGTCCAGGATTGGTAGAAGTAATCACATTGTTACTATCCTTGTGTTTTAAACCAAATGGATAATAGTTGTTTTCTTCTACAATTTGTAAAGCTCCTTTTGTCATACTCACTTCATCCACATAAAAATAAGTTTCAGTTGATGTGTTTGTATCGTCTTTATCTATTCGCAAGAATAGACGAGTACCATTTGCAACGGTATAGTTGTATGTATTATTTCCCGTTGGTGCATCATGAGCTAACATACCATACTGCAAGAAATTTCCATTTGCGTCAAATTCCTGAAAATAAATTCTAATTTTTGAAAGTGTATTACCTTTATCTAATTTTACGTTTATTTTCAAATTTTCCCCTGGTGCAGTTGTAAAACCTGTTAAATAATTTACAACACCTTCCCAACTACTATTAACATTTACTTTTAGTTTACCATTTTCTAATGAAGAACCTACAGATCCGTTCTCTCCCCAATTGTCATAATCAGTAGTAAACTGACTATTCAAAATGCTTTGATAATTATCATTAGGATTTGTATAACTTAATCTAATATTCCCCAAATGATCTTTGTATTGGTAAATATAATTAAAATTCCCCGAACTGCAATCTACATAGCCTTCGGGTTGATTAAAGAATTTTAGACTAGCTTCATTATACACATAATTACCTGCATAGTAGGTATTGGGTTCTGTGGCACCAATATCATTTACCGTTTTTTGTAATTTAACTCCCGTTGCGTCATACACATACGCAATACTGCCAAAATTAGAAACAGCATCATTGATAGTAACTGCTTTAGGCAGATTCAAATGATTATAAGCAATGGATGTGATACCTTTATTGGCATCAAATGTCATATTACCATTAGCATCATAATAATATTCAGTTCCTGATCCGGGCATTGTATTAATACTACCATCTTTGAATCCTTCTTTTCCATTTGTAGAAAGTCCGTAACCATCGCCAATTTCCAGTAATTTATTTCCTGAATCATAACTATAAGTTAAATAATCGATAGTTGAAAATGAATTTGAATTGGTTGCACTTTGCATATTACGCATCAATTGCTCTATATTTCCATTACGGTCATAACCAAAAATCATTTCATCAAACTTATTATTCACAACATTATTTTCAGCATAAGTCGCTGTTTTAAATCTATTCAAGGCATCATAAGAATAATTATAATTTTTTAAACTGCTGTTATTTGTACTGGCAGTTTTCCAAAAGGTCTGACTAATGTTTCCGTTGTATAAAGCTACTCCTGTGGAGGGATTATTGTAATTAATCTGAAACCCGAATAGATCTCCTGATCCCATCGTTATGGCATTATTACTTGTGTCGTTATCATTTATTCCTTTCAGCCAGCCCCGAATATTGTAGGCATAATCAATGGTTTGCAAACGATTTTGATTTGCCTTTCCACCTACTTTTTTCTGAATAAGTTGCCCAAGTTCATCATAAACATTTTCTGCAATTACTTCGGGTATTGTTGCTCCATTAATGGATTGTGTTTGCTTGAGAAGCCTACCAGCATTATCATAAGTAAAGTTATCTACTAAAGTTATTACAGCTCCGTTGTTTCTTTGATGTGTGGAGGTGGTTTCTAAAACTTTACCCACAAAATCCAATTGACTTTTTACGGTATTAGTAGTTAGTAGATAATCGTTTTTGCTGTAGTTGTAAATTGGTCTGCCTTTGCTATCATAATACATTACGTTAGTTGTCCAATTTGTTGTATCTAAAATACGTACTTTATTTCCTGTTACCAAGCCTTTAGTATTAGTGATTGGCGTAATACTATAGGATGTTATTGAACTACCTCCATTCAAATCAAAATTATAATCATCATAATAATTGATAGTAAACAGGTTTATGTTTGTATTATTGATGTTTGGAAAAGCATTGTTGCTATAATATACAGTAGTTCCGTTGATGGTATTTGCAGCTTGTTTGGTTTCAAATAAGTTAGTTGCACTATCTGCCAAGGCTTGTATTCCAGCTCGTGTGGTCTGTCCAGTTGCTGTATTAACATATTCTCCTGTATATACTGGCCTGCTAAAGACATCATATTTCGTAAACAACCATTTGTTAGCAGTTTTTAAATTGGCATCTTGTGTTAGAATAGGGCGATCGAGTTTGTCATATACAATATATTCCCATTCTTTTCCTGGTAGTTTCTTTTCTATAAGTCGATTGCGTTTGTCGTATTTATATTGGTAGATTAAATTTTCTAACTCATTTTGGCTAATTGGAGGTGGATTGAAATTTTGCAAATTAACAAACAAATTACCGTAAAAATAATCCGAAACAGTGTCTGCAAGTCCTGATGAATTAAAGTAGAGTTTCCCTGACTGGATGTAGGCACTGCCTGCTAGGTTTCCATTTTCAAAATACATATTGCCTAAATTTACATCTGGCAAGGAGGGACTAATAAAATCTAAATTCATCACAAGTCCGCTATTGAGTTGGATTATTGGATCTTCAGCATAGATATTAATATATAAATTACCTGTTGGAGAAAAGTTAAAACTGATGTCGTTATAATCAACATAAGTGAATAACTCTTGAACATCCTCAAAATAATAGCTTTTTCCAATCCAATTTTGTTGAAGTATATTTTTATATGTTGATGATTTTGGGGGCAATACATAAGTTAAATTACCATAATCATCATACACATAATAAGTATCGTGCCATTTTCCGACATCGAAAGTACGTTTCAAGACAACTTTCCCTTCTTTGTTCTTAAACTCTTGAGTGGTATGATCACTAGGATAGGTCTGGTTAGGCATCCAATTTTCATCCTTGGTTACTGTTTTATACAATTGAGAAGTAGCATAAATACCGTTATCCTCTAAATGTGGAGCTTCGGTATTGCCATTCACAAAAGAAACGCCAAACTGCCTTACTAAATCTGCATCGGTATTGGTTTCATATTCGAACTTTATTTCGTGGCCGTTGCCTAGCTTCCAATCATTACCGGGTGCTGCTTGTTTTAATACCCTGTTCAGCGGAGAGTCTTCAAATCCTTTTTGAGAATAAGGATTGATTTGAATAATGGGATTTGCATTACTCGTACTCATACCCGGAAAATCAGCATCATATTTGACATCATCATAAAATGTAAGTACATCAGCCAATGCAGAGGGTTTATAATCCAGCGAGGCTGGAGCTGTGGGTACGTATGGCAAATACTCTTTGTCCTGACGTCCGAAGCCATCATATTCAATGGGAGTAACAATGTCTTTTCCGCTTCCAGATTGCTGGTGTGCCACTTGCTGAATGGGACGACCCAATCCATCATAATACGTGATAGTTTGTGTGGCTTGTTGGGCAGTTGGTGTGGGGATACTTGTTGCAGTTGCTACTTTATAAGTGGTGTTTTTAACGTAATTCTCCGTTTGGGTTTGTCCAATAACCATTATAGGCAAGAAAACGAATAGGGATAGTATTTTTTTCATATTTCGCTTGATTAGTTTTTATAATGGTATTCGTTTTCAGATAGGATGTTGCCGTCTTTGTCTTTTACGTTTTGCAAACGACCAAAAGCATCATAATTATAGGTTACCGTATCGCCTTTGGAGTCGGTTATCGTGCTAACTCCTATTAGTGGCTTGTAAGTGTAGGTGGTTACCATGGCGTTGGGTAACGAACTACGTAAATTAGTCAAAGCATCTAGCAAATTTGTTTCTGTACCTGTAACGGAAGCAGTTTCAACAGCATTTATCAAACTAGGATTAATACTACTGTAGCTTGTGTTTTCAATCTTGGCGACAGGTTGGGTTTTATTATAGCCCCATATATAAACTATTACTGTTCCATCGATCATTTGTAATTCGTTAGGGTTACCATTAGTATTGTCTAAAACATTATATATTATCCTATTTTCTAAATTACCAGAACCTTTAGCAGTTTGGATAATTTCTGGAGCGATTAAATTATTTCCCCAATTTTTGTAAATTGTATTTTTTGCAGATAGTGGTGTAATATTTCTAAAACTTTCCGTTTTGATTACTTCTCCAATTCTATTTTGATCTTTTAATGTTGTCATTAATGGAATATTAAGTAAATCATCAGGATAATGATATTTAGTAGTTATAATTTCATTATTACTATTTGTTCTTTGTTCCCTTGTGAGTTGTAAATGGTTGGGATTATCATAAAAGAAGTCTGTTTTATTTACCAAAGAACTAGTAAGTACATTGTTCGAATTATAAAAATAATCTGTTGTTTCTGATGATTTTTGATAAAACCAAGGCATTGGGTAATTATAATTGTACAACAAATAAGATTCATAAACATTTTGCGGAACTCCACAACTACCCAATGTTGAGATAGAATTAGGAGCTTGCAAAGGATTGCCAATATTTTCATTAACATCAATAGTTGAATTTTTTACAAACTTGAAACCAGAATAATAACTAATTTTAGAATTATCTTCAAAATAATTGTTTTTTTCTTTTCTCACTATGAAACTTTGAGCACCTATAGATTTATAATCATTTTTCTCTATTACTTTTCCTCTTTTCCAGTTTTGATTTATTTGGATATTAAAATTGGGCAGTATCCAGTCTTCATCAGTAGTAAACTCATAACTACTAAAAACATTTTCAGTTGGATTAGTAGTATTTACAATTATCTCTTTTACAAATTTATAGGTTACACTATTGGACTCACTACTATTTTTTGATTGAGAAGAAACATTATATGTCTTGGTAAAATCGACAAAAGGGATAATTGCATGGTCATCACTAGGACAAATTCCAGTAGTGAAATTTGAAAAGCGATTTGAAACAAAACTAAAAGCTAAAGGATTAATAGTTTTACCACTAGTTCTTGCACTATCGTCCTTGTCGCTATAATCGTATGTTTTTTTTAAGTCAGGAGTAGTATTATTACTAGTATAATTTTCAATACTTTGTATTCTTAATCCAGGACCTTTTACATTTTTTAATGATGTATCGTTATCAACATAACTCATACTAGCACTAATATGCATACCAGATCCGTAAGCTTCTAATTGTATAATACAATTGCCGTTTAATCCAATATTCAATTGACCATCAAAATTTACATTCTTCTTTCCCGAATCATGAACTAGATTTCCATTTGAATAAACTGTAACTCTGCAAAATTTATATTTTATTGCAGCAGAGCTTGTGCTTCCGTTGTTTCTTATATTATAACTTAAAGCGCCATTTGCATTATTTGCATTAAAACTAACACTACTATAAACAATACATGTTGGATTGGGACAAGCCATTCCTTCTTCCCAAGGCTCTGCTGGACTATTTGCTGGACCTGAACCAATTGCAACACAAGATTCGTTTTTTACAGAATACTTGTCTAATTCATCAACTCCAAAAAATGTATTGTTTTCGTAATTGAATTTAGTCAATCCTTTTGTTGGATAATGAATTTCTTTTAATATTCCCGCTTGTGTAGCGTTATCATTAACAGTTCTATTTGCGTTGCCTATTGTGGTATTGTTTATAAAATGTTTTGGAATCATATCAGAGTTTGTAGCTCCATTATAGTATCCAAAATAATCTTGAGACTTAGAATCTTTTGCGGGTAAATTAATCTGAGAATAAACGAATCTATGGATGTTAGTTTCGTCTAAATCAAATATCCTTTCTAATTTTAATCGTTTAGATTTATACGAATTTGGTCCTGTTGAAGTTGAATTAAAATAAGAGTATTCAAAAAAGATTTGATTTATGAGATTATATGTTTGTGACTCTACTCCATCAGCTTTATTTTGTATTTTAATGCTTTCTAAAAGACTATTTTGATTTATCAAATCTTCTCTACCGGATTTTAGAATAAATTCTATTTTAGACTGATTGTCATTAAAACTTATTTCTTTAAGTTTTTTTGTGTTAGTATATGTTTTTTCAAGACTTTGCTTAATAGGACTAATTAAGTTATTTTGGAAAGTTGAATTTGAACATCCGCATTTTTTACCTTCATCGGTTATTTCTCGATATTCAGAAATACTGTTTTCAACAATTTCTCCATCATCTTGATAAGTAAAATATATCTTTCCATTTTTAGGTGTTGTAATTTGATCAACATACCATGCCCCTATATAATAATCATGGTGTGTTAACCATCGATGTGATTTTTCTATTGTATTATTGAACATATAAATATTCCCTAATTTATCGGTAATTTTGAAAGAAAGGTTAGCTCTGTTTGCTCCTAATAGTTCAACTTTGAATGCGTCTGGAGGAAAAACAACAACATCATTATTATTGAAATTATTAATATAAAAATTTCCATTTACTGTTGGAGATGAAAAAACATATAAATCTTTAACCTTTGATTTTTGATAATCAAAAAGCAAAGGACTGTTGAATGCGTAGGGATGATTGTTAAAATAATTGTTAAACACATTTATATTTAAGTTATCAATTTCTGAATTATTTTCATCAATTTCATCTCTACTGCTTAAAATGATTTGTGCTCCAACATTCAAATTCCATCCTAACCCTACCATCGTGGCTTCTTGACTTACTTTTATTCCAGAAGCATGATAATCCAAAGATATAGGCATTGTAAATCCTCCAATATTTACTGTATAAAGAGGAATAGAAATATTAGGAACACCTGATGACAAATTCACAGGATATTCTCCATATTTTAAAAAAGCTGTAGCTTCGGGTGTCCTAGGAGCAAAATTTTGCAATTGTGTATCTGGAGATTGTTGAGAGAACATACTCCAACTCAATATTCCAACAGCTAATAATAATTTAATTTTCATTTATCTTCAATTTTTAATTTAATTGATTATTTAATAACTTTTGCTTATTTTAGACCTTTTCATAAATTTTTCAGTTACAAAACTAAAATACTATGCAAAAAAATTATTTTTTCAAAAAACACAAGTTATATAAGTGCAATCTTACGAAATATTTCTTATAATTTTGCAAATAATTAATAATTTTTTTCATTCATAACAATTATTTAATCTACGAAAAAAAATATTTTTCACAAAAAATATAAATCATTGCATTAAGAAAAATCTTTACTTTTATAAATAAAAAATATATATTTGCTATCAATTGATTTATTTTAGTTGTTATGAAATGAGCATGACTCAAAATTGGATGCAAAAACCAATGCTAATATGCGAATTACATATGACCGATAAAGAACAATAAATATCAACATATGAAAAAACAGTTGTCAAAAAAAATTCCTTCATTCAATCTTCAGGAAATGCTAATTGTATTGGCTATAATTGGGATTCTATTATTGATAGCTTTGCCTAATTTGATGCCCTTAATTACTAAAGCTAAAAGCGTGGAAGCGCAAGTACAATTGAAAGCGATTTACAATGCTGAAAAGCAATATTATTTCATGTATTCGAAGTACAGTTCTAATTTTTCAGAGATTGATTTTGAAGTTCCAAAAACGGTTAAAGAAAGTGGGAGTGCTAATTATTCTTATGAAATTGTACAATCTTCCAATACTGAATTCAAAATAAAAGCCACTGCACTGACTGATTTTAATGGCAATGGTGTGTTTAACGTTTGGGAAATTGATCAGAATGGAGTTCCAAAACAAATCATCCAAGACTAATGTGGATTTTAAAATTTTTATTGATTGTAGTTTTCTTTCTTGTCTTTTTTCAGGACTACAAAGACCGCAAAGTATATTGGTTTCTATATCCTATCATAGGAGCAATAGTGTTTGTTTTACAAATTAAATCAGTATCAGTTTATCCCGCATTTATCAATACGAGTTTTAATTTGGCATTTATATCACTCTTATTAGCAGTAAGTTATTTGTATGCTAAATATAAACTGCAACAACCTTTACTAAAAGAAGTCTTTGGACTGGGCGATTTACTGTTTTTTGTTTCTATTTCTTTTTCCTTTTCAATAGTTTCCTTTTTAATCCTTTTTGTTTTTTCACTAGTGTTTTCTTTGTTATTGCATTTTACAATTCGATACAAGCAAACGGAAAAAACAGTTCCGCTTGCGGGGTATATGTCGTTGTTTTTTGCAACTGTTTATGGAATTAGTTTCTTTTGGGAATCCAACTTTTTATATGCTTATTAAAGATGATTGATTTTAATATTCCCATAACCATTCAACAACTTGTCAAGGCAGAACAAGCCTATCACTACAGGATAATTCCTGTGGACAAAGTAGGGACAAAACTCATTTTAAAAACAGATGTAGTTGATTTAGAAAATTTACAGGCAGAATTGTCTATATTACTAGGTTTTCCTACTCAACTAGAGGCAGAAACGACAGAAAATATCAATAGATATTTAAGTACTAATTATCGAAAATCAGCCTCAAATACAATTTCTAGTATTCATTATTCGGTAGATTTTCTAGAAAAAATAGTGGTGAATGCTAAAGAAATTGGAAGCAGTGATATTCACTTTGAACCTTATGAGAAAAATGCTAGGGTACGTTTCCGTTTGGATGGAAAGTTGAAAGAGCAATTCCATATTGCCACAGAGGAATATCCCGTTTTGATTAATAAAATTAAAATTAGGGCACAGCTCGATATTTCCGAAAAACGACTACCTCAAGATGGACGAATAACCATTGTTACCGATAGTGAGGATTTTGATATTCGGGTCTCCATTTTACCCACACTTCACGGAGAAAAGGTAGTTTTAAGAATTTTGAGCAAAGACACCAGCCATATTGATATTAATGCCCTTGGATTTACTGAAAAGGAGTTAGTAACTTATTTGGAGAATATCAAGAAACCAAATGGTATCGTCTTGATTTCAGGACCTACAGGTTCTGGAAAAACAACCACTTTGTATGCTACCTTAAAAAAACTAAATCTTCCCAATACGAATATATTAACGGTGGAAGATCCGATAGAATATACTTTAGAAGGAATTAATCAAGTGCAGCTACGTGAAAACATAGGTTTAGATTTTGCTTCAACACTTCGAACTTTTTTAAGACAAGATCCAGATATCATTATGGTAGGGGAAATACGAGATGTGAATACAGCCAATATGGCTATTCGAGCTGCTTTGACAGGGCATTTGGTTTTATCAACCATACATACCAATTCTGCCTGGGCTACAGTTTCCAGATTGATTGATATGGGAATTCCCTCTTTTTTGATTGCCAGCACACTAAACATAAGTGTTGCCCAACGCTTGGTTAGAAAACTCTGTAATCATTGCAAAGTAGAGAAACCAGTCAGTACAGAATTATTTCCCACAGGTTTCGAAATACCCGAAGAACTCCAAAATCATCACGAAGCCGTAGGCTGTGAACACTGTTACCATACTGGATATTCAGGTAGAAAAGCCATTTACGAAATTATTCCTATTGACAATGAACTATCATCCTTAATTAAAAACAATCAATTAGCAATTGACCATTATATAGAAGAAAAAGAAATTTTCACACTGAAAAAAAATGCTTTATCGCTAATAAAAGACGGAACAACATCTATTGAGGAAGTTTTTTCTTTACTCTTGTAAAAAGTAAAATTACCCCATTCAATTTATCTCATTTATGAAAAAAAATATACTATTTCTTTTGCTCTTTATTTCTCAAATTTCTTTTTCTCAAGAAACAGGTATTAGTAAAGATACTTCTTCTGATGAAACTAAAAAGCGTGCTTCATTCAACCAAAATTCAACTAATTCTTTGGAAGAAAATAGGATGCAACAACTTAAAAACAATATTGATGCTATTAGTGTTGATGCGCCTGGTCTATCAGAAAAAATTAATATTAATATAAAAGAAGCTTCACTTTCCACTTTTTTATTGGCCATTTCTCAAATGCATAAGCTAAATATTAGTGTTGCTCCAAATCTGGCTCAAATAAATATTGTAAATAATTTTTCTGATGTAAATGTTGGCGATTTGTTACTTTTTTTATGTAAAGAATACAATCTTACTATCGATTTTTCAGGCAGCATTATAGCCATTAAATCCTACCAAAAACCAGCAGAAAAAAAGATTGAAAAAGTATTTGAAGTTAAGTATGAAGTATCCAATAATCTACTTTCCCTTAACTTAAAAGAAGATCTTTTATATGATGTTTTCAAAAGAATTACCGATGAGAGTGGTAAAAATTTGGTATTTACTCCAGGCATGGAAAATAAACTCTTAACAGCATACATTAAAAGCATGCCATTTGATGCAGCCCTAGATAAATTAGCTTTAGCTAATAATCTTACGGTGACAAAATCTAAAGACAGTTTTTATGTTTTTGATGTATTAGAAGGCAATTCTTCTAATAATGCAACTACTCGTTCTGGCAAGTCGCAAAGTAGAAAATCAAATTCCCAATTTACAGTAATTGATACCAATAAAAAAATATTGGATGTTAACTTTGAAAATACACCTATTTCGAGTATTGTCTATGATATTGGACACGAATTGGATATTGATATGTTCATTTCTAGTCCTTTGGAAGGTGCAGGAAATGCAACAGTAAAAGCCAAAAACATATCTTTTGATGCGCTTTTGAGTAAAATATTTGAAACTAAAACAGAAGCAAAAACGGAAAACAGATTGCCATCCAATAATGGGGCACAACGTCAGCTTAATAATGATTCACCAGCCGAGTCAGGAGCTAGTGGAGATAGCTACACCTTTATGAAAAGCGGAACCATATACTATTTTGGAACTAAAAATCAATTGGTAGTACGAAATGTAAAATCAATTCCCTTAATGCATCGTTCCATTGAACTGTTGGGTGATTCCTCAAATGAAGGCAGAAGTTCAGGAAGATTGAATA from Flavobacterium eburneipallidum includes these protein-coding regions:
- a CDS encoding DUF6443 domain-containing protein encodes the protein MKKILSLFVFLPIMVIGQTQTENYVKNTTYKVATATSIPTPTAQQATQTITYYDGLGRPIQQVAHQQSGSGKDIVTPIEYDGFGRQDKEYLPYVPTAPASLDYKPSALADVLTFYDDVKYDADFPGMSTSNANPIIQINPYSQKGFEDSPLNRVLKQAAPGNDWKLGNGHEIKFEYETNTDADLVRQFGVSFVNGNTEAPHLEDNGIYATSQLYKTVTKDENWMPNQTYPSDHTTQEFKNKEGKVVLKRTFDVGKWHDTYYVYDDYGNLTYVLPPKSSTYKNILQQNWIGKSYYFEDVQELFTYVDYNDISFNFSPTGNLYINIYAEDPIIQLNSGLVMNLDFISPSLPDVNLGNMYFENGNLAGSAYIQSGKLYFNSSGLADTVSDYFYGNLFVNLQNFNPPPISQNELENLIYQYKYDKRNRLIEKKLPGKEWEYIVYDKLDRPILTQDANLKTANKWLFTKYDVFSRPVYTGEYVNTATGQTTRAGIQALADSATNLFETKQAANTINGTTVYYSNNAFPNINNTNINLFTINYYDDYNFDLNGGSSITSYSITPITNTKGLVTGNKVRILDTTNWTTNVMYYDSKGRPIYNYSKNDYLLTTNTVKSQLDFVGKVLETTSTHQRNNGAVITLVDNFTYDNAGRLLKQTQSINGATIPEVIAENVYDELGQLIQKKVGGKANQNRLQTIDYAYNIRGWLKGINDNDTSNNAITMGSGDLFGFQINYNNPSTGVALYNGNISQTFWKTASTNNSSLKNYNYSYDALNRFKTATYAENNVVNNKFDEMIFGYDRNGNIEQLMRNMQSATNSNSFSTIDYLTYSYDSGNKLLEIGDGYGLSTNGKEGFKDGSINTMPGSGTEYYYDANGNMTFDANKGITSIAYNHLNLPKAVTINDAVSNFGSIAYVYDATGVKLQKTVNDIGATEPNTYYAGNYVYNEASLKFFNQPEGYVDCSSGNFNYIYQYKDHLGNIRLSYTNPNDNYQSILNSQFTTDYDNWGENGSVGSSLENGKLKVNVNSSWEGVVNYLTGFTTAPGENLKINVKLDKGNTLSKIRIYFQEFDANGNFLQYGMLAHDAPTGNNTYNYTVANGTRLFLRIDKDDTNTSTETYFYVDEVSMTKGALQIVEENNYYPFGLKHKDSNNVITSTNPGQKYKYNGKELQDELGLNVYDMEARNYDPALGRFMNIDPMAESYYQHTPYNFVGSNPIVRTDPTGMDWYTDAKGNQTYNENLTKDNASSILKEGQNYSGTTATENVSNDVGNYTLTYNADGSISSSNSPQGNSTPISNITEAEASQPMALAVATTILTAVEIDILTPDPTDLMPQKWVVDGVASIIAAGIITYYSTDSYSSSTPSTTIGHYDSMSQRGSNNGKLQDDELESIRAKKAAGTASSSDLQKLKKHEKNTGQRSSRQSKDKK
- a CDS encoding RHS repeat domain-containing protein produces the protein MKIKLLLAVGILSWSMFSQQSPDTQLQNFAPRTPEATAFLKYGEYPVNLSSGVPNISIPLYTVNIGGFTMPISLDYHASGIKVSQEATMVGLGWNLNVGAQIILSSRDEIDENNSEIDNLNINVFNNYFNNHPYAFNSPLLFDYQKSKVKDLYVFSSPTVNGNFYINNFNNNDVVVFPPDAFKVELLGANRANLSFKITDKLGNIYMFNNTIEKSHRWLTHHDYYIGAWYVDQITTPKNGKIYFTYQDDGEIVENSISEYREITDEGKKCGCSNSTFQNNLISPIKQSLEKTYTNTKKLKEISFNDNQSKIEFILKSGREDLINQNSLLESIKIQNKADGVESQTYNLINQIFFEYSYFNSTSTGPNSYKSKRLKLERIFDLDETNIHRFVYSQINLPAKDSKSQDYFGYYNGATNSDMIPKHFINNTTIGNANRTVNDNATQAGILKEIHYPTKGLTKFNYENNTFFGVDELDKYSVKNESCVAIGSGPANSPAEPWEEGMACPNPTCIVYSSVSFNANNANGALSYNIRNNGSTSSAAIKYKFCRVTVYSNGNLVHDSGKKNVNFDGQLNIGLNGNCIIQLEAYGSGMHISASMSYVDNDTSLKNVKGPGLRIQSIENYTSNNTTPDLKKTYDYSDKDDSARTSGKTINPLAFSFVSNRFSNFTTGICPSDDHAIIPFVDFTKTYNVSSQSKNSSESNSVTYKFVKEIIVNTTNPTENVFSSYEFTTDEDWILPNFNIQINQNWKRGKVIEKNDYKSIGAQSFIVRKEKNNYFEDNSKISYYSGFKFVKNSTIDVNENIGNPLQAPNSISTLGSCGVPQNVYESYLLYNYNYPMPWFYQKSSETTDYFYNSNNVLTSSLVNKTDFFYDNPNHLQLTREQRTNSNNEIITTKYHYPDDLLNIPLMTTLKDQNRIGEVIKTESFRNITPLSAKNTIYKNWGNNLIAPEIIQTAKGSGNLENRIIYNVLDNTNGNPNELQMIDGTVIVYIWGYNKTQPVAKIENTSYSSINPSLINAVETASVTGTETNLLDALTNLRSSLPNAMVTTYTYKPLIGVSTITDSKGDTVTYNYDAFGRLQNVKDKDGNILSENEYHYKN
- a CDS encoding type IV pilin protein, whose product is MKKQLSKKIPSFNLQEMLIVLAIIGILLLIALPNLMPLITKAKSVEAQVQLKAIYNAEKQYYFMYSKYSSNFSEIDFEVPKTVKESGSANYSYEIVQSSNTEFKIKATALTDFNGNGVFNVWEIDQNGVPKQIIQD
- a CDS encoding general secretion pathway protein, with protein sequence MWILKFLLIVVFFLVFFQDYKDRKVYWFLYPIIGAIVFVLQIKSVSVYPAFINTSFNLAFISLLLAVSYLYAKYKLQQPLLKEVFGLGDLLFFVSISFSFSIVSFLILFVFSLVFSLLLHFTIRYKQTEKTVPLAGYMSLFFATVYGISFFWESNFLYAY
- a CDS encoding GspE/PulE family protein; this encodes MIDFNIPITIQQLVKAEQAYHYRIIPVDKVGTKLILKTDVVDLENLQAELSILLGFPTQLEAETTENINRYLSTNYRKSASNTISSIHYSVDFLEKIVVNAKEIGSSDIHFEPYEKNARVRFRLDGKLKEQFHIATEEYPVLINKIKIRAQLDISEKRLPQDGRITIVTDSEDFDIRVSILPTLHGEKVVLRILSKDTSHIDINALGFTEKELVTYLENIKKPNGIVLISGPTGSGKTTTLYATLKKLNLPNTNILTVEDPIEYTLEGINQVQLRENIGLDFASTLRTFLRQDPDIIMVGEIRDVNTANMAIRAALTGHLVLSTIHTNSAWATVSRLIDMGIPSFLIASTLNISVAQRLVRKLCNHCKVEKPVSTELFPTGFEIPEELQNHHEAVGCEHCYHTGYSGRKAIYEIIPIDNELSSLIKNNQLAIDHYIEEKEIFTLKKNALSLIKDGTTSIEEVFSLLL
- a CDS encoding type II secretion system protein GspD; amino-acid sequence: MKKNILFLLLFISQISFSQETGISKDTSSDETKKRASFNQNSTNSLEENRMQQLKNNIDAISVDAPGLSEKININIKEASLSTFLLAISQMHKLNISVAPNLAQINIVNNFSDVNVGDLLLFLCKEYNLTIDFSGSIIAIKSYQKPAEKKIEKVFEVKYEVSNNLLSLNLKEDLLYDVFKRITDESGKNLVFTPGMENKLLTAYIKSMPFDAALDKLALANNLTVTKSKDSFYVFDVLEGNSSNNATTRSGKSQSRKSNSQFTVIDTNKKILDVNFENTPISSIVYDIGHELDIDMFISSPLEGAGNATVKAKNISFDALLSKIFETKTEAKTENRLPSNNGAQRQLNNDSPAESGASGDSYTFMKSGTIYYFGTKNQLVVRNVKSIPLMHRSIELLGDSSNEGRSSGRLNNTNTNVNNYANNNSINGSDSRNTSNFQQQNNFNNTSNNSSGNSNPSESILTIIPDEIKKDLDIKIDKELNSFLVNGPAANIERFESFIKYIDKAVPVILIEVMLLEVNKSTTVETGINAGIGDKPVTTSGTVFPTVDMNLGAQTINNIIDGFSGFGSLNIGKVVPNFYISLKAMETNGNLKIRSSPRLSTLNGHKAFLSIGETTYYVVTNQNFYGSQIPTTSEIKNYQPIDAELSVTIMPLVSGDGQITLDIKVIQSSFNGQKVDKNAPPGINSREFTSIIRVKDQDLIVLGGLEESTKNDSGIGVPLLSRIPIIKWLFSSRSRQDSKKKLTVLIKPTVIY